Within the Crocosphaera sp. UHCC 0190 genome, the region GGTTCTCGAAAAATAATTAGGTTTTTTTGTTTCATATCAATTACCCAATATTCTTGGATTTGGTTATTAGCATAAATTGTTTTCTTTTTACCTAAGTCTGTTTCTAAGGTTGAGTAAGAAATTTCAATGATTAACAAAACATCTTCGGGATAAGGGTGTCGTTGCAGATAGGTTTCTCGCGGTAAGTGAACAACAGCAATATCGGGTTCAGGTTCAGAATTTGCTAAAGTAATTGGCCCATCAAAACGCACATAAGCTTGATTTTGTAATAATTCTTTAAGGTAATTAGCTGTATTTTCTCCTAACATATAATGAGGCGCACCTTCTGGACTCATTTCAATAATTTCTCCTGCTAATAATTCGACCTGACGATCTTGTAAAATTCCCGCTTCAATCATTTGATGATAATTTTTAATTGACCATTTTGCTAAGGCTTCCATAACTTATATTTCCTCAACAACTTTAACGATTAATATTGCCTATTGTAGCAGAAAAACGAGAAATTTTCTTGAATCAACTAAGTCTGATAAAATATTAGAATAAATTCCTTCCTTTAATCATGAATAATTTTTCTTGGATTCCCTATGGTTCAGAAATACTCCTCCGTACAGGAGAACATTTAATTTTAGTATTGATAGCGATGGGTATGGCGATCATTATTGGCATTCCTTTGGGAATTATTATGACCCGATATCCGAAACTTGCCAATCCCATTATCACCGTTGCTAATGCTATTCAAACTATTCCTAGTTTAGCTCTTTTTGGTTTTTTAATTACGGTTCCTTTCTTGGGAGGAATCGGGAAAAATCCTGCCATTGTTGCTTTAACTCTTTATGCTTTGCTTCCCATCATTCGTAATACTTATACGGGAATCAAGCAAATTAATTTAGGGGTCAAAGAAGCAGGAAAATCATTAGGAATGACCCCTAGACAGATTTTAATTTTAATTGAAATTCCTTTAGCATTAGGGGTTATTTTAGCGGGGGTTAGAGTCTCAACAGTTATCTGTGTTGGTGTGGCGACTATTGCTGCTGCGATAGGAGGAGGAGGGTTAGGAGTTTTTATTTTTCGGGGAATTTCAACCGTTGATAATCAATTAATTTTAGCGGGGGCAATTCCTTCTGCTATCATTGCTTTATTGGCAGATTGGGGAATTGGCCGTTTAGAAATAAATTTAACTAAAAGATCAACAAAAAAACCAAAATATTCTCAAAATATCTTAATTATTTTTGCATTATTAGGAGTAATTATATGTAGTGCCTTGGGAATTATTAATCAATCAAAAGGAGAGATAATTATTGGTTCTAAAAATTTTACAGAGCAAGTTATTTTAGGAGAAATATTAGCACAACAGATTGAAAATAATAGCAATCTTAAGGTAGAGCGTCTTTTTGATTTAGGGGGAACATTTATCTGTCATGAAGCCGTTAAATCTCAAAAAATTGATGGTTATGTCGAATATACAGGGACAGCATTTACAGCTATTTTAAAAGAAAAACCCATTAATAATCCCCA harbors:
- a CDS encoding Uma2 family endonuclease; amino-acid sequence: MEALAKWSIKNYHQMIEAGILQDRQVELLAGEIIEMSPEGAPHYMLGENTANYLKELLQNQAYVRFDGPITLANSEPEPDIAVVHLPRETYLQRHPYPEDVLLIIEISYSTLETDLGKKKTIYANNQIQEYWVIDMKQKNLIIFREPDQGDYIVRKEIKQGNVTLLAFPEITVSVNRLINA
- a CDS encoding glycine betaine ABC transporter substrate-binding protein translates to MNNFSWIPYGSEILLRTGEHLILVLIAMGMAIIIGIPLGIIMTRYPKLANPIITVANAIQTIPSLALFGFLITVPFLGGIGKNPAIVALTLYALLPIIRNTYTGIKQINLGVKEAGKSLGMTPRQILILIEIPLALGVILAGVRVSTVICVGVATIAAAIGGGGLGVFIFRGISTVDNQLILAGAIPSAIIALLADWGIGRLEINLTKRSTKKPKYSQNILIIFALLGVIICSALGIINQSKGEIIIGSKNFTEQVILGEILAQQIENNSNLKVERLFDLGGTFICHEAVKSQKIDGYVEYTGTAFTAILKEKPINNPQLVYQKVKEAYHNQFQLEVMPSLGFENTFAILIRGEDAKKYQIKTISEVAKYTPEWQAGFGHEFLAREDGYPGLSKTYNLTFTSQPKAMELGLMYRALADKNVDLVAGNSTDGLISVLDLFMLEDDKHYFPPYETVPIFNQKTLKEHPKLQPIIEHLSGQISSQEMQKLNYLVDHEKQPVKAVVKDFLSRKGLS